From a single Fusobacterium sp. IOR10 genomic region:
- a CDS encoding histidine phosphatase family protein — MGKIILVRHGETNMNRDNLYHGILDPTLNETGIKQAEKAYNIIKNISYDKIFSSPLKRAYETATILNYKKLDIEFSDKIKELNFGIFEGLSYEEISHKYLYELKEATKNWKNYNFKTGESPCELQKRSVQFINSLDKDLNYLIVTHWGVICTILSYYFSYNLNAYWKFKIDNCGIVIIEFTKDNFPILAGFNIGGWN; from the coding sequence ATGGGAAAAATTATTTTAGTTAGACATGGGGAAACTAACATGAATAGAGATAATCTTTATCATGGAATTCTTGACCCCACATTAAATGAAACTGGTATAAAACAAGCTGAAAAAGCTTATAATATAATTAAAAATATTTCTTATGATAAAATTTTTTCAAGCCCTTTAAAGAGAGCCTATGAAACAGCAACAATTTTAAATTATAAGAAGCTGGATATTGAATTTTCTGATAAAATCAAGGAACTTAATTTTGGAATTTTTGAAGGATTATCCTATGAAGAAATTTCACATAAATATCTCTATGAACTTAAAGAAGCTACTAAAAATTGGAAAAATTATAACTTTAAAACAGGAGAAAGTCCTTGTGAATTACAAAAAAGGTCTGTCCAGTTTATAAACTCTTTAGATAAAGATTTAAATTATTTAATAGTTACTCACTGGGGTGTAATATGTACAATTTTAAGCTATTATTTTTCCTACAATTTAAATGCTTATTGGAAATTTAAAATTGATAACTGCGGTATTGTAATTATTGAATTTACCAAGGATAATTTCCCGATTTTAGCAGGATTTAATATTGGAGGATGGAATTAA
- the xseA gene encoding exodeoxyribonuclease VII large subunit yields MTDRIYKVSEFNKLIKSFVEKNENFHNFFLKGELSGVTYYRSGHLYFTLKDEKGQIKCVAFNYKLKKIPNDLKEGDAVTIFGDVGFYENRGNLQILVRHIEKDNKLGSLYEKLEKVKRDFEEKGYFSLNHKKPLPRFPKNIGIVTSPIGAGFHDIVTTARKRMGGLNFYFYPAKVQGESSVKEIIKGIETLDKIPEIDLIIAGRGGGSIEDLWSFNEEKTAMAFYNCTKPIISAVGHEVDFLLTDLVADVRAATPTQSAEIAIPSKYEVLEILNNRKNQLENLMKNKLINCENSLNSFKNNYTIKKFINYLDNYKENLVLKEDALNRAIHLNLERKKQTLDLKIETLINLNPLTTLKRGYSITRYENTILKSCNLLKVGDEISTRLYEGELISTIKEIKI; encoded by the coding sequence ATGACAGATAGAATTTATAAGGTTAGTGAATTTAACAAATTAATAAAATCCTTTGTGGAAAAAAATGAAAATTTTCATAACTTTTTTTTAAAAGGAGAATTGTCTGGAGTTACATATTACAGAAGTGGACATCTTTACTTCACCTTAAAGGACGAGAAGGGACAAATAAAATGTGTAGCTTTTAATTATAAGTTAAAAAAAATACCAAATGATTTAAAAGAAGGGGATGCTGTTACAATTTTTGGAGACGTTGGATTCTATGAGAATAGAGGAAATCTTCAAATACTTGTTAGACACATAGAAAAGGATAATAAATTGGGATCTCTCTATGAAAAGTTAGAAAAAGTAAAAAGAGACTTTGAGGAAAAGGGATATTTTTCACTTAATCATAAAAAACCACTTCCTAGATTTCCTAAAAATATTGGAATTGTAACTTCTCCTATTGGAGCTGGATTCCACGATATTGTCACTACAGCTAGAAAAAGAATGGGAGGTTTAAATTTTTATTTTTACCCAGCTAAAGTTCAAGGGGAATCATCAGTTAAAGAAATTATAAAAGGAATTGAAACTTTAGACAAAATCCCTGAAATTGATCTAATTATAGCTGGGCGTGGTGGAGGAAGTATTGAAGATCTTTGGTCATTTAATGAAGAAAAAACTGCTATGGCCTTTTATAACTGTACTAAGCCTATAATTTCAGCAGTTGGTCATGAGGTTGATTTCTTACTTACTGATTTAGTTGCAGATGTTAGAGCGGCTACTCCTACTCAAAGTGCTGAAATTGCAATTCCTTCAAAGTATGAAGTTCTTGAAATTTTAAACAATAGAAAAAATCAACTTGAAAATTTAATGAAAAATAAACTAATTAATTGTGAAAATAGTTTAAATTCTTTTAAAAACAATTATACAATTAAAAAATTTATAAATTATTTAGACAACTATAAAGAAAATTTAGTTTTAAAAGAAGATGCATTAAATAGAGCTATACATTTAAACTTAGAAAGAAAAAAACAAACTTTAGATTTAAAAATAGAAACTTTAATAAATTTAAATCCTCTTACCACCCTTAAAAGAGGATATTCTATAACTAGATATGAAAATACCATTTTAAAATCATGTAATCTTTTGAAAGTTGGAGATGAAATTTCAACTAGATTGTATGAAGGGGAATTAATTAGTACTATAAAGGAGATTAAAATTTAA
- a CDS encoding tRNA1(Val) (adenine(37)-N6)-methyltransferase — translation MENIDLTIFQDETKIYQLTNGFRFSVDPIILVDFFKGNPTKKILDIGSGSGIIPILLAKKKKMENITGIEIQEDSFELLEKNLKENHLENKVRVILGDVNDFKEGNSFDYIISNPPYMTLDGKKISSNKNKQISRHEISLDLHSLAINCKRLLKPRGEIFLVHRSFRFLEIAKEFENIGLSISAVKFVYFNKSSDSNLVLIQASKGKKCILKFLPPLFLEEKAY, via the coding sequence ATGGAAAACATAGACTTAACTATCTTTCAAGATGAAACTAAAATCTATCAGCTTACAAATGGATTTAGATTTTCTGTTGATCCTATTATTTTAGTTGACTTTTTCAAAGGAAATCCCACTAAGAAAATTTTAGATATTGGAAGTGGGTCTGGTATAATTCCAATTCTTTTGGCTAAAAAAAAGAAAATGGAAAATATAACTGGTATAGAAATTCAAGAGGATTCCTTTGAGTTACTTGAAAAAAATTTAAAGGAAAATCATCTTGAAAATAAAGTGAGAGTTATTTTAGGAGATGTAAATGACTTTAAAGAAGGTAACTCCTTTGATTATATCATTTCAAATCCACCATATATGACTTTAGATGGGAAAAAAATATCTTCTAATAAAAACAAACAGATTTCTAGACATGAAATTTCTTTGGATTTACATTCTTTAGCAATAAATTGTAAAAGATTATTAAAACCTAGGGGGGAGATATTTTTAGTTCATCGAAGTTTTAGATTTTTAGAAATTGCCAAGGAATTTGAAAATATTGGACTTTCAATTTCAGCAGTTAAATTTGTATATTTTAATAAATCTAGTGATTCTAACTTAGTTTTAATTCAGGCTTCAAAGGGCAAAAAATGTATTCTGAAATTTCTTCCACCACTTTTTTTAGAAGAAAAAGCTTATTAA
- the radC gene encoding DNA repair protein RadC, with protein sequence MVKDKNYLGHRERLRQRYLSSGYKGFFDYEILELILTFVIPQKDTKDISKNLLSHFGTLEGVLKADIKSLCKFNNITERIAIYLNLLGDLSLYSFEDKIKKENLKLELESNDNIQIKTKKQLINYLKNNIGFSKNESFKVLFLDTSNNIISFETLFIGTIDKSAIYPRKILERVLYHNARSIVLAHNHPSGNTYPSRKDIELTSSMENFFKMVDVNIIDHIIIGKNSYFSFLEEGII encoded by the coding sequence ATGGTGAAAGATAAAAATTATTTAGGTCATAGGGAAAGATTGAGACAAAGATATCTTTCCTCTGGATATAAAGGATTTTTTGATTATGAAATCTTAGAATTAATACTAACCTTTGTTATACCTCAAAAGGACACTAAGGATATATCTAAAAATCTTTTAAGTCATTTTGGCACACTGGAAGGAGTTTTAAAGGCTGATATAAAATCCCTTTGTAAATTCAACAATATTACTGAAAGAATCGCTATTTATTTGAATTTGTTAGGAGATTTATCCCTTTACTCTTTTGAAGATAAAATAAAAAAAGAAAATTTAAAATTAGAATTAGAATCTAATGATAATATACAAATAAAAACAAAAAAACAACTTATTAATTATTTGAAAAATAATATTGGATTTTCTAAAAATGAATCTTTTAAAGTTTTATTTTTAGATACTTCTAATAATATAATAAGTTTTGAAACATTATTTATAGGAACCATTGATAAAAGTGCTATTTACCCAAGAAAAATACTAGAAAGAGTTCTTTATCACAATGCACGTTCCATAGTGCTTGCCCATAATCACCCTTCTGGAAATACTTATCCATCTAGAAAAGATATTGAGCTTACAAGTTCCATGGAAAATTTTTTTAAAATGGTAGATGTTAATATAATAGACCATATTATAATAGGAAAAAATTCTTATTTTAGTTTTCTAGAAGAAGGAATTATATAA
- the uvrB gene encoding excinuclease ABC subunit UvrB: MFKLKSNFYPTGDQPSAIETLTNNINNGVQDQILLGVTGSGKTFTIANVIKNVEKPTLILAPNKTLAAQLYQEYKKFFPENAVEYFVSYYDYYQPEAYIKSTDTYIEKDSAINDEIDRLKNAATAALINRKDVIIIASVSAIYGLGSPEKYKKLTIPLDLKTGYNRKKLIGSLINLRYERNDISFERGKFRIKGDVIDVYPASMKIGYRLEYFGDDLEEISEIDTLSGQKIKRNIQRIIIPPANHYVTETSEIDSIISEIKKDLIIEVSDFKNQGKLLEAQRLEQRTNYDIEMIKEIGHCKGIENYSRYLTFKKPGTRPDTLIDYFPKDFLIVIDESHISIPQINGMYKGDFSRKTNLVDNGFRLKSALDNRPLKFNEFRSLSNQTIFVSATPGEYESTVSKKNIAEQLIRPTGIIDPEIEVRKSTNQIDDLLNEITLRIKINQRVLVTTLTKKTSEELTEYYSNLGIKVKYMHSEIDTLERIEIIKELRNGEIDVLVGINLLREGLDIPEVSLVAILEADKEGFLRSRRSFIQTIGRAARNINGKAILYGDIITKSMREAIEETNRRRNVQREYNKFNNINPTNIVNSISKTILNLDYGISENDLNKFSNLKNYSSKKEIEREIKKLEKEIKILSEEFDFEKAIKKRDKMLELKEMLMDF, from the coding sequence ATGTTTAAGTTAAAGTCTAATTTTTATCCAACAGGAGACCAACCATCTGCAATTGAAACATTAACTAATAATATAAATAATGGAGTTCAAGATCAAATTTTGCTAGGGGTTACTGGTTCTGGTAAAACTTTTACAATTGCCAATGTAATTAAAAATGTTGAAAAACCAACCTTGATCCTAGCTCCTAATAAAACTTTAGCTGCCCAATTATATCAAGAATATAAAAAATTCTTTCCTGAAAATGCAGTTGAATATTTTGTTTCTTACTATGATTACTATCAACCAGAGGCATATATAAAATCAACTGATACATACATTGAAAAGGATTCTGCTATAAATGATGAAATAGATAGACTTAAAAATGCTGCCACTGCTGCACTTATAAATAGAAAAGATGTTATTATTATAGCTTCTGTTTCTGCTATTTATGGACTTGGTTCCCCTGAAAAATATAAAAAACTTACAATTCCATTGGATTTGAAAACTGGATATAATAGAAAAAAACTTATTGGTTCCTTAATAAATTTAAGATATGAACGAAATGATATTTCCTTTGAAAGGGGAAAATTCAGAATAAAAGGGGATGTTATTGATGTTTATCCAGCATCTATGAAGATAGGATATCGTTTGGAATATTTTGGAGATGATCTTGAAGAAATATCTGAAATTGATACTCTTTCTGGACAAAAAATTAAAAGAAATATTCAAAGAATTATTATTCCCCCAGCAAATCACTATGTTACTGAAACTAGTGAAATAGACTCTATTATTAGTGAAATTAAAAAGGATCTAATAATTGAAGTTAGTGATTTTAAAAATCAAGGGAAACTTTTAGAAGCCCAAAGACTTGAACAAAGAACAAATTATGATATAGAAATGATTAAAGAAATCGGTCACTGTAAAGGAATTGAAAATTATTCTAGATATCTTACTTTTAAAAAACCTGGAACAAGACCTGATACATTAATTGATTATTTTCCAAAGGATTTCTTAATTGTAATTGATGAATCTCATATTAGTATTCCTCAAATAAATGGAATGTATAAGGGAGATTTCTCTAGAAAGACAAATTTAGTTGACAATGGATTTAGATTAAAATCTGCCCTTGATAATAGACCACTAAAGTTTAATGAGTTTAGAAGTCTGTCCAACCAAACTATTTTTGTGTCTGCTACTCCTGGAGAGTACGAGTCAACTGTTTCTAAAAAAAATATAGCTGAACAGCTAATAAGACCAACTGGAATTATTGATCCTGAAATTGAAGTAAGAAAATCTACCAATCAAATTGATGACCTACTAAATGAAATTACACTGAGAATAAAAATAAACCAACGTGTTCTAGTTACAACTTTAACTAAAAAAACCTCTGAAGAACTTACAGAATACTATTCTAACCTTGGAATTAAAGTAAAATATATGCACTCTGAAATTGATACTTTAGAAAGAATTGAAATAATAAAAGAACTTAGAAATGGAGAGATCGATGTTTTAGTTGGAATAAACCTTCTTAGAGAGGGCTTAGACATCCCTGAAGTATCTTTAGTTGCTATCTTGGAAGCTGATAAGGAAGGTTTCCTAAGAAGCCGCCGTTCCTTTATCCAGACCATTGGAAGAGCTGCTAGAAATATTAATGGGAAGGCTATACTTTATGGGGATATAATAACAAAATCCATGAGAGAAGCTATTGAAGAGACAAATAGAAGAAGAAATGTTCAAAGGGAATATAATAAATTTAACAATATTAATCCAACAAATATAGTTAATTCAATTTCCAAAACTATATTAAATTTAGATTATGGAATTTCTGAAAATGACTTAAATAAATTTTCTAACTTGAAAAATTATTCCTCTAAAAAAGAAATTGAAAGAGAAATTAAAAAGTTAGAAAAAGAAATTAAAATACTATCAGAGGAATTTGATTTTGAAAAGGCTATTAAAAAAAGAGATAAAATGCTAGAATTAAAAGAAATGTTAATGGACTTTTAA
- the cobT gene encoding nicotinate-nucleotide--dimethylbenzimidazole phosphoribosyltransferase, which yields MKRFEESLKEITPLNKNSIDLCEKVLNSKMKPIGSLGKLEDILKQLAGIFENRFDKIHLTPCHIVAAADNGVVEEGISSCPKEYTSLVSKSMLNDCAAISIMCNNLNVDFKLADVGICENLDIYSRNFYDFKNLKGTNNFHKKEAMTKEQVIETIENGIIMMEGLENKYDIFSNGEMGIGNTTTSSAILYSLTKCSIESAVGKGGGLSDEKLCIKKKIIFESCIKYNTFQLDPLEIMACVGGLDIAFLVGLYIGAAKCKKIMLVDGFISGIAALVACRLNPLIKNYILITHLSEEPGMKLIIEELNLKPFLFMNMRLGEGTGAVLAHPMMKCALDIYKTMKTPDEIYKLFKK from the coding sequence ATGAAAAGATTTGAAGAAAGTTTAAAGGAAATAACTCCTTTAAATAAAAATTCTATAGACTTATGCGAAAAAGTACTAAATTCGAAAATGAAACCTATTGGAAGTTTAGGGAAATTAGAAGATATTTTAAAACAACTTGCTGGGATTTTTGAAAATAGATTTGATAAAATTCATTTAACACCTTGTCATATTGTAGCTGCTGCAGATAATGGAGTTGTAGAGGAAGGGATTTCCTCTTGTCCTAAAGAATATACTTCTTTAGTTTCAAAATCAATGCTAAATGATTGTGCTGCTATAAGTATCATGTGTAATAATTTAAATGTTGATTTTAAACTAGCAGATGTTGGTATCTGTGAAAATTTAGATATCTACTCTAGAAATTTCTATGATTTTAAAAATTTAAAGGGTACTAACAACTTTCATAAAAAAGAAGCTATGACAAAAGAACAAGTAATTGAAACTATTGAAAATGGTATAATTATGATGGAAGGTCTTGAAAATAAATATGATATATTTTCAAATGGAGAAATGGGTATTGGAAACACCACTACTTCTTCAGCTATTCTTTATTCTCTTACTAAATGTAGTATTGAAAGTGCTGTGGGAAAAGGTGGAGGACTTTCAGATGAAAAACTTTGTATAAAAAAGAAAATTATTTTTGAAAGTTGTATAAAATATAATACATTTCAATTGGATCCTTTGGAAATAATGGCTTGTGTAGGGGGATTGGATATTGCTTTTTTAGTTGGACTATATATTGGAGCAGCTAAATGCAAAAAAATAATGCTTGTTGATGGATTTATATCTGGAATTGCTGCACTTGTAGCCTGTAGATTAAACCCTTTAATTAAAAATTATATTCTTATAACTCATTTAAGTGAAGAACCTGGAATGAAATTAATAATAGAAGAATTAAATCTTAAACCTTTTTTATTTATGAATATGAGATTAGGAGAAGGAACTGGAGCAGTTTTAGCACATCCAATGATGAAATGTGCTTTAGACATTTACAAAACAATGAAGACCCCTGATGAAATATATAAACTTTTTAAAAAATAG
- a CDS encoding tetratricopeptide repeat protein, which translates to MKKIFILLIFIASGTSSMGEEKVAFSFFDIFKTKKEKPIEKPNSKEELIINDKNSLKFKYIEEDTRIEKEFVVPLIKTENTDYRPQEIASIEKIMNSVVVREKSVVLLKYYNKTFKEYLESISNDPKKIYLLGNQYFKNKQYEKARMIFSKNTDIVENLFGAAVTNKFLGNYTNAINYYGEIIYREPDLSEPYLGRGICYRNLGQYREALSDFTQYKKRSNSEEAYLALGNIYILRKDFKKANGILNEGRNLYPNSKLMKELLKKSYIN; encoded by the coding sequence ATGAAAAAAATATTTATTCTATTAATTTTTATAGCTTCGGGAACTTCTTCCATGGGAGAAGAAAAAGTTGCTTTTTCTTTTTTTGATATATTTAAAACAAAAAAGGAAAAACCTATTGAAAAACCTAATTCAAAGGAAGAATTAATAATTAATGATAAGAATTCTCTTAAATTTAAATATATTGAAGAAGATACAAGGATAGAAAAAGAATTTGTAGTTCCTTTAATAAAAACTGAAAATACAGATTACAGACCACAAGAAATTGCTTCAATTGAAAAAATTATGAACAGTGTAGTTGTGAGAGAAAAATCTGTAGTGCTTTTAAAATATTATAATAAAACTTTTAAAGAATATCTTGAAAGTATTAGTAACGATCCTAAAAAAATATATTTACTTGGAAACCAATACTTTAAAAATAAGCAATATGAAAAAGCTAGAATGATTTTTAGTAAAAATACAGATATTGTTGAAAATCTTTTTGGAGCAGCTGTTACTAATAAATTTTTAGGAAATTATACAAACGCTATAAATTATTATGGAGAAATTATTTATAGGGAACCTGATTTAAGTGAACCTTACTTAGGAAGAGGAATTTGTTACAGAAATTTAGGACAATATAGGGAAGCTCTCTCTGATTTTACTCAGTATAAAAAAAGAAGCAATTCTGAAGAAGCCTATTTAGCACTTGGTAATATTTATATTCTAAGAAAAGATTTTAAAAAAGCTAATGGAATCTTAAATGAAGGAAGAAATTTATATCCAAATTCAAAATTAATGAAAGAACTTCTAAAAAAATCCTATATAAATTAA
- a CDS encoding ankyrin repeat domain-containing protein, translating to MELLTFLENNDLENFEENLSISTIEETDRKGNTILHFAVLEKKINFVEVLLYHGADPNIENKEEDTPLHMAARLDSDEIFELLLKYGADLYQENNFNEIPKDIAEEYHSKKVLKIIENIEEE from the coding sequence ATGGAGTTGTTAACGTTTTTAGAAAATAATGATTTAGAAAATTTTGAGGAGAATCTCAGTATTTCCACTATTGAAGAAACAGACCGAAAAGGAAATACTATACTTCACTTTGCTGTTTTAGAAAAAAAGATTAACTTTGTTGAAGTTTTACTTTATCATGGAGCTGATCCAAACATTGAAAACAAAGAGGAAGATACACCTTTACATATGGCTGCTAGACTAGATTCAGATGAAATTTTTGAATTACTTTTAAAATATGGTGCTGATTTGTATCAAGAAAATAATTTCAATGAAATCCCTAAGGATATTGCAGAAGAATATCATAGCAAAAAAGTTTTAAAAATTATTGAAAATATTGAAGAAGAATAA
- the dprA gene encoding DNA-processing protein DprA, which produces MDWYRLRLANLKDAHILHLMKKLKNYNDIFKLSREQLTIYFFLKDEDIDKIYNSRCLNLKEELEILKNQNIKVISFKDDNYPIYLKNISHPPVFLYYKGNINLLKNKIIGIVGTRKPTTYGKISCEKFTTELVNSGVTTVSGLALGIDAICHKTTLELNGNTIAVVGSGLDIIYPYENKKYWNEISKKGLLLSEFPLGTKPLPYNFPMRNRIIVGISKGILVVESKEKGGSLITASIALEEGRDIFAVPGDIYSPVSIGTNNLIKKSEAKLVSCGEDILKEFNWENNYKDNDLNLTKEELIIYSNLTGEKSLDELIIDTGMKASIILALLINMEIKNAIASVSGGKYRRKK; this is translated from the coding sequence ATGGATTGGTACAGATTAAGACTAGCTAATTTGAAGGATGCTCATATCCTTCATCTCATGAAGAAACTTAAAAACTACAATGATATTTTTAAACTTAGTAGAGAACAGTTAACTATTTATTTTTTTTTAAAGGATGAGGACATTGATAAAATTTATAATTCTAGGTGCTTAAACTTAAAAGAAGAATTGGAAATTTTAAAAAATCAAAATATTAAGGTTATTTCCTTTAAGGATGACAATTATCCTATTTATTTAAAAAATATCTCCCATCCTCCTGTTTTTTTATATTACAAAGGAAATATTAATTTATTAAAAAATAAAATTATTGGTATTGTGGGAACTAGAAAACCTACAACCTATGGAAAGATTTCATGTGAAAAGTTTACAACTGAACTTGTAAATTCTGGAGTAACAACTGTTAGTGGACTGGCCCTTGGTATTGATGCCATATGTCATAAAACTACCCTTGAATTAAATGGTAACACCATTGCTGTTGTTGGATCTGGTTTAGATATAATTTATCCCTATGAAAATAAAAAATATTGGAATGAAATAAGCAAGAAGGGTCTTCTTTTATCTGAGTTCCCTTTAGGTACCAAACCTTTACCGTATAATTTTCCCATGAGAAATAGAATTATTGTTGGAATTTCCAAGGGAATCTTAGTTGTTGAAAGTAAAGAAAAGGGTGGAAGTTTGATTACAGCATCAATTGCCCTTGAAGAAGGAAGAGATATTTTTGCTGTTCCAGGAGACATATATTCTCCTGTTTCAATTGGAACTAATAATTTAATAAAAAAATCTGAAGCTAAACTTGTTTCTTGTGGAGAGGATATACTAAAAGAATTCAATTGGGAAAATAATTACAAAGATAATGATTTAAATTTAACAAAGGAAGAATTAATAATTTATAGTAATCTCACTGGTGAAAAAAGTTTGGATGAATTGATTATAGACACTGGTATGAAAGCAAGTATCATTCTTGCACTTCTTATAAATATGGAAATAAAAAATGCTATTGCTAGCGTTAGTGGTGGTAAATATAGACGAAAAAAATAA
- a CDS encoding stage 0 sporulation family protein, which yields MNNINEKKTNHVNLDKNINKKSNKKSKANVETHNVKVDTTPKEEIKKEKQEEKFFNVLGIIFEITKKRYYFQVVDDKETYKKGDKVIVDTIRGQEIGTVYIAPMILSEKHLVLPLKPVLKKASDKEIEKYYALKEEAKKAYEIGKEKIKKHELPMKLINAEFTFDKTKLIFYFTAEGRIDFRDLVKDLANIFKLRIELRQIGVRDEARILGDIGVCGKELCCRTFINKFSSVSIKMARDQGLVINPAKISGVCGRLLCCINYEYSQYEAALKNFPAVNQYVKTAKGDGKVISINPLNEFLYVDVPNQGITKFSIQEVKFNKKETKKIKNENPTQHDVKHLNLLEKE from the coding sequence ATGAACAATATAAATGAGAAAAAAACTAATCATGTAAATCTTGATAAAAATATAAATAAAAAATCGAACAAAAAATCAAAGGCTAATGTTGAAACACACAATGTTAAAGTGGATACAACTCCCAAGGAAGAAATTAAAAAAGAAAAACAAGAGGAAAAGTTTTTTAATGTTTTAGGAATAATATTTGAAATTACAAAAAAAAGATATTATTTTCAAGTTGTAGATGACAAGGAAACTTATAAAAAGGGAGACAAAGTAATTGTAGATACCATTAGAGGTCAAGAGATTGGGACAGTTTATATTGCCCCTATGATCCTTTCTGAAAAACATTTAGTTCTACCTTTAAAACCTGTTTTGAAAAAAGCAAGTGACAAAGAAATTGAAAAATATTATGCCTTAAAGGAAGAAGCTAAAAAAGCATATGAAATTGGAAAAGAAAAAATAAAAAAACATGAACTTCCTATGAAACTTATTAATGCTGAATTTACTTTTGATAAAACAAAACTTATTTTTTATTTTACTGCAGAAGGAAGAATCGACTTTAGAGATCTTGTAAAAGACCTTGCTAATATTTTCAAACTTAGAATTGAACTTAGACAAATTGGTGTTAGAGATGAAGCTAGAATACTTGGAGATATTGGTGTTTGTGGTAAAGAATTATGTTGTAGAACATTTATAAATAAATTTAGTTCTGTATCTATTAAAATGGCAAGAGATCAAGGACTAGTTATTAATCCTGCTAAAATATCTGGAGTTTGTGGAAGACTTTTATGTTGTATAAATTATGAGTATTCTCAATATGAAGCAGCTCTTAAAAACTTCCCAGCTGTTAATCAATATGTTAAAACTGCTAAAGGTGATGGAAAAGTTATAAGTATAAATCCTCTAAATGAATTTTTATATGTTGATGTTCCTAACCAAGGAATTACTAAATTTAGCATTCAAGAAGTTAAGTTTAACAAAAAGGAAACTAAAAAAATTAAAAATGAAAATCCTACTCAACATGATGTTAAACATTTAAACTTACTTGAAAAGGAATAA
- the cobS gene encoding adenosylcobinamide-GDP ribazoletransferase, which produces MKGFILLLKFMTRFPVPIEPEYDSKKLGNSMKFFPFVGIIIGVLLYVIYYYGRIIIPSPYILATILVLSEIVMTGGLHLDGLADTFDGIFSYRSKQKMLEIMKDSRVGTNGALALIIYFFLKVLLLAGLKTSFPFHGMGIAVLMTPVIARANSVLNCSVGKYAKSVGMAKDFVKETTRQGATFAILSSTIFLFLVQGILFPKLNPIHLVNIVFVIHVLGIYFAKLMDRKIGGITGDTLGAILELSEILFLLGLYISFSF; this is translated from the coding sequence ATGAAAGGATTCATTTTACTATTAAAATTTATGACTAGATTTCCTGTTCCCATAGAGCCTGAATATGACTCTAAAAAGCTAGGGAATAGTATGAAATTCTTTCCATTTGTTGGAATTATAATTGGAGTTTTACTCTATGTTATATATTATTACGGAAGAATAATTATACCATCACCTTATATTCTTGCTACTATTTTAGTTTTATCTGAGATAGTTATGACTGGAGGACTACATCTTGATGGCTTAGCTGATACCTTTGATGGAATTTTTAGTTATCGTAGCAAACAAAAAATGTTAGAAATAATGAAGGATTCTAGAGTGGGAACTAATGGAGCACTTGCTCTAATTATATATTTCTTTTTAAAGGTACTTTTACTTGCTGGACTTAAAACTAGCTTCCCTTTTCACGGAATGGGTATTGCTGTTCTTATGACTCCAGTAATAGCAAGGGCAAATAGTGTCCTTAACTGCTCTGTTGGGAAATATGCTAAATCTGTTGGTATGGCCAAGGATTTTGTTAAAGAAACAACTAGACAAGGGGCTACTTTTGCAATACTTTCTTCAACAATATTTTTATTTTTAGTTCAAGGAATTTTATTTCCTAAACTAAATCCTATTCATTTAGTTAATATTGTATTTGTTATCCACGTTTTAGGAATTTACTTTGCTAAACTTATGGATAGAAAAATAGGTGGTATTACAGGGGATACTTTAGGAGCTATTTTAGAACTATCTGAAATATTATTTCTTTTAGGATTATACATATCTTTCAGTTTCTAA